The Vicinamibacteria bacterium genomic sequence CCCAGAGGGTGACACGAAGATCGGAGATTGGTCTGTGTCAGAAAATAATCACCCTACTCCATCACGCGTCCAAGGGTGAGCTAAGGCTTCGGCGGCGGTGTCGAGCGGCGGCCTCTCGGCCGCTCGGCCCAGCGGAGCTTGTGCCGGAGGACATGGAAGTAGTTGGTCTCCGGTGCGCTCACGAGCTTGACGGAAAAGCGGCTCTTTCGCACGCGTAGGATGTCTCCCGGCTCGAGCGGCTCGCTCGATTGTCCGTCGAACGTAGCGTATACCTCGCCCATTTCGCCCCGCAGCGCGAGCTCGACCCTGGCCCGATCCGAGATGACGACGGGTCGGTAGGTGAGGGTGTGGGGGCAAATGGGAGTGAGCACCATCGCCCCGAGGTTGGGTTGGAGGACCGGGCCGCCGGCGGCGAGAGAGTACGCGGTCGAGCCCGTCGGCGTCGATACGATGACTCCGTCGGCGCGCAGAATGGCAACGAAGAAACCGTCGATGTCGACCGCGAGCTCGATGATGCGAGCAATGGCGCCTTTGGTGATCACGACGTCGTTCAGGACGTTCTCGGTCGCGATGACCTCCCCTTTCCGCACCAGCTCGGCCGCGAGCATCGAGCGCTCGTCGATCGTCACCTTCCCCTGCAGGATGGACTCGAGAACGGAGTAGAGGTTCTTGAGGGCGACGTCGGTCAAGAATCCCAGGCTGCCCAGGTTCACGCCGAGGATCGGGATCTGCCTCGATCGCATGGCGCGGGCGACCGACAGCAACGTGCCGTCGCCGCCGAGCACGATGCACATGTCGAGGTCGCGCGGCATGCGGTCGAGGGAGAAGGACGTGCCGTTTTTTGCTTTCGCGGCAAGCGCCGACTCCAGGTACGGCTCGATCCCGCGCTCGCGAAGCCATTTGGTGAGAGTCCGCACCACGCTCCCCACTTCCTTCGCATGTACCTTGGCGACGATGGCCGTCTTCTTCGGTTCTAGCTGCGTGGTCTTCACGAGCTCATCCCTACGACCCGACGAGACCGCTCTTCGATCGCCCGGGGCTCGAGCCCCCTTCGCGGGGATTTTTGTGTCAAAAGGAAGAACTCCTGGTTCCCCTTCACGCCCTTGATGGGGGCGACGACCATATCGCGCACCGCAAGGCCGAGCTCGCTCGCCCGGACCGCGACGTTCACGATCGCCTGGACCTGGTGCTCCTTCACGGTAACCAGTCCTCCTCGCTCGATGGACTCGGGAGACAGCTCGAACTGTGGTTTCACCAGCGCGAGAATCAACCCCTGGTCGTTCACCAGGGGGACCAACGCCGGAAGGACCTTCGTGAGGGAAATGAACGACACGTCCACCGTCACGATGTCGAAACGAAGGTCCAGGTCGCCAGGGCTGAGATAACGAGCGTTCTTGCCTTCGACGACGCGAACTCGGGGATCGGAGTAGAGCTTCCAATCGAGCTGTCCCTTTCCCACATCGAGCGCGGTGACGGACCGGGCTCCGTATCGAAGCAAGCAGTCGGTGAAGCCCCCGGTCGAGGCTCCGACGTCGAGAGCCACGAGACCCCGCACGTCGAGAGAAAACGCCTCGAGGGCACCTTCTAGCTTCTCACCACCCCGGCCCACGTACGGTTTCCTCGGGCGGCGGAGCCGGAGCGAGGTATCTTCGCGGACGAGCGCGCCGGGCTTGTCGACCGGTTCGTCGTCGGCGAGAACCTCACCGGCGAGAATGAGCCGTCTCGCTTGCTCGCGGGTCGGCGCCAGCCCCCGCTCGACGACCAGTCGGTCCGCTCGCTGTCGTCCCATCTCGCGTGTTCGTTCAGCAGGTTCGATTCACGGCGCGGCGGGCGAGGGCCACGAGCGGGTGAGCCGCTTCACCCAACGCGGCGACACGGGAGAGCGCACTCTCGGTCAGCTCCTTCGCGCGGATTCTCGCGGCATCGATGCCATGGACGCGCGGGTACGTCGTCTTCCCCGCCTTCTCGTCCTTGCCCGGAGATTTGCCCAACACTGCCGAGCTCCCCTCGACGTCCAGGATGTCGTCGACGATCTGAAAAGCGAGGCCGATCTCTTCTCCAAACTGTCTCAGACGTCCCACGACACTCTCGTTGGCGCCTCCCATCAGCGCGCCCATCTCCGCGGCGGCACGAATCAGCGCCCCGGTCTTGTGACGATGGATGAACTCCAGCGTCTCCGCGTCCGCAGGCCTCCGCTCCGACTCGAGGTCCGCGACCTGGCCGCCCACCATTCCCGAGGCCCCCGCGGCCTCGGCAAGCACCGCCACGGCACGAAGGCGCCGCTCGGGCGGGACTCGGGAGCCTCCCCGCGGCGCGGCAAGAACGCGGAACGCATGGGTTTGCAGCGCATCACCCGCGAGGATCGCGATTGCCTCGCCGAACACCACGTGCGACGTGGGCTGCCCTCGCCGGAGAGAGTCGTCATCCATGGCGGGTAAGTCGTCGTGGATGAGCGAATAGGTATGGATCATCTCGAGAGCGGCGGCGGCGGGGAGGGCGTCATCGAGATTCCCGCCGACGCTTTCTGCCGAGGCAATCACGAGAATGGGCCGCAGCCGCTTGCCTCCGGCGAAGAGACTGTAGCGCACGGCGCGCGAGATCGTCGCTGGCGGCGTGTCTTCCGCCGGTAGGTAGTCGTCGAGATAAGTCTCGATCCGTGCCGCCCGCTCGCTTCGGTAGCGGTCGAAACTTCGCTCGTCGGTGAGAACGTCGAGCTTACTCATTCTCTCCCAAGTCGATCGGAGCCTTGCGCAGAGCACCGGTGGCGTCCCGTTTCGGCTCACCCTTCTCGTTCACCTGGAGAATCTCGATTCGCTTCTCTGCCTCTTCCAGCTTGGAAGCGCAGAATCGCGCGAGCCTCACCCCCTGCTCGTAGCGTTGGAGCGACGACTCGAGGCTGAGCTCACCCTGCTCGAGCTCTTTGACGATGGTCTCCAGACTCGCGAGCGCCTCCTCGAAATCTTTCGGTCTCACTGCATCGTCTGGGGTCTCACTCGTCATCGGTCTCCTTCTCCGCCTGTGGCCGGATGTTCTCCACGCGGCAGCCGAGACTTCCCCGATGAAGATCGATCTGTAATGCCTCGCCCAGGGTGACCTCAGCCGCGTCTCGCAAGAGCTTACCTTGAGCCGACCACACAAGGCCATAACCCCGACCCAGTACCGCGAGTGGTGAGAGAGTTTCGAGCTTGGCGACTAGCTCGGCGATCGAACGACCGGTTCTCTGCAGCATCCTCGCACCCGCGCTGCCGAGACGAGCGACCCGCCTCTCCAGCCCAGCCCGTGCTTCAGCGATTTGGCGGTCCAGTCGCTTCGCCTCGAGACGCCTCGCGAGGATCGCCAGCTGTCGCTCGAGGCCGGACAAGCGGCGGTCGAGAATGGCTCGGCCGCGGTAAACGACCTCGTCGAGTTTTTGTGCCTTCATTTCGAACGCGTGCAGGGCGGCAGCGAAAGCACGATGGGAGACGATGCGATTCGTCCGGGCCCGGAGCTCGGCCATCCTTCCGGCGATCGCTCGATCCAGCCCCCCTTGGAGACGGCTCACGCGCTCGACGAGATGCACCTTCCTTTCCACGACCATCTCCGCGGCCGCTGACGGGGTAGGGGCGCGCACATCGGCGACGAAATCGGAGATGGTAAAGTCGATCTCGTGACCCACCGCGGAAACGACGGGGATGTCCGAAGACGCGATGGCGCGCGCGACCGACTCTTCGTTGAATGACCAGAGATCCTCGAAGGACCCGCCCCCGCGAGCCACGATGAGAGCGTCGAACCCGCCAAGGCGGTTCAGCACGCGGATGCCCTGAGAGATCTCTGCGGCGGCGATATCTCCCTGGACCTGGGCGGGGTAGACCAGCACTTCCAGATTCGGGAACCGGCGATGCAGCACGCGACAGATGTCACGGATGGCCGCTCCCGTGGGCGAGGTCACGATCCCGATGCGACGGGGAAGGAGCGGGAGCGCTCTCTTGCGGGCGGCGTCGAAGAGGCCTTCCTTGGCGAGCTTTTCCTTGAGCTGCTCGAAGGCGATCTGGAGAGCGCCTTTTCCTCGCGGCTCCATTCGCTCCACTCGAATCTGGTACGCACCTCGCGGTTCGTAGACGGTCAGGTGTCCCCAGACAAGGACCGCGAGCCCGTCACCTGGCTGGAACCGAAGGTGACGGGTGGCGCTGCGAAACATGACCGCGGGAAGCTGCGCATTCTGGTCCTTGAGAGTGAAGTAGAGGTGACCGGAAGGGGGCCGGCTGACGTTGGACAATTCTCCGACCACCCACAGGTTGTTGAAGCTGGTCTCGAGGTTCAGCTTGATCTCCCGAGTGAGCTCGCTGACGGAGAAAACAGTCCGATTATCGCTCGAGCGACTCATTCGTCAGCTTCAGACTCAACGCAAAGAGGCCAAGGCGCAAAGTCCAATCCGGAGACGAATCTCCAGACACACGAGATCGACACCCATCTCTGACCGGCGGTTTTTCCGGGATCGATCATCGGTTACGCTTGCGTCTTTCCGACGTGGCGTCTTTTGCGTTTCGTTCTGATTCCTTGACCCCCAAGCTAAACCAGGGCTAGCCGACATCCGACTCGGTGAGCTTGAACCGTTCGATGCTTCGGGCAAGTCCGGTGGAATCGTCTACGTCGATGACAACCCCACACATCCAGGGATTTCTGCTCGCCGGCTCGAACTTCGTCGGCATCGCGGTGAGGAATCGGGGCAGGGAGGTCGCGGGCTCGATGCCGATCACGGAATCGTACGCGCCGCACATCCCGAGATCGGTAATGTAGGCGGTCCCTTTGGGGAGAATGCGCTCGTCTGCCGTCGGCACGTGCGTGTGAGTACCGACCACCGCCGATACCCGGCCGTCCAGGTACCAGGACAGCGCCATCTTTTCCGAGGTCGCCTCGGCGTGCAAGTCGACCAGGACGATTGGGGTCCTGTCCCTCAAGGCTTCGAGCTCGCGATCGATGGCCCGAAACGGGCAGTCGATGAGGGGCATGAAGACGCGCCCCTGCAAGTTCACGACGGCGACGGCCGCGCCCGAGCGGGTGGTCGCGACGTAAGTTCCGTTTCCCGGACAGCCATCGGGGTAGTTCACCGGCCGCAAGAGACGCGGCTCATCGTCCATGTGCGCGAGGATCTCTTTTTTGTCCCAAACATGGTTTCCCGTGGTGAGCACATCGATACCCAGCGAGAAAAACTTCCCCGCGATGTCGGGCGTGATACCGAAGCCGGCGGCGGCGTTCTCCACGTTGACCACGACCAGATCGTAGTCGTCTCGTTGCCGCATGAGGGCGAGGCCGGCTCTCAAGATCTTGCGGCCGGCCTTCCCGACGACGTCGCCGGCGACGAGGAGCCTCACCGGAGCGCCGTCCGCGTGCTCCGTGAAGATGCCGAGCGTCGCGCCACATTCGCCCGCCGGGATTGCAGGTGAAGAATCTTGGCGCCATCGATGAGGGCCGCCTCGAGCACCTCGTCGACTTTTTCGACGAGCCGGAACTCGAGGTCTCGCTTGACGTAATTTGGCAGATCGTCGATGTCCCTGCGGTTGAGCTGGGGGAGGACCACGGTATCGAGCTTCGCCCGGCGCGCCGCCAGGACTTTTTCTTTGATACCGCCGACGGGGAGCACATTGCCTCGAAGCGTTATCTCTCCGGTCAGCGCCACGTTCCGCCGGATGGGGGTATTGGTCAGGACCGAGATCATCGCCAGCGCCATCGTAATCCCAGCGGACGGCCCGTCTTTGGGGATTGCGCCCTCGGGGATGTGCACGTGGATGTCGTGAGTGCCGAAGAAACCCTCGTCGATCTGGAAGGCCGCTGCCCGGGATCGCGCATAGGACAGCGCAGCGCGGGCCGACTCTCTCATGACGTCGCCCAGCGTTCCGGTGAGAATGAGCTCGCCTTTGCCTTTCATCGCCGTCGCCTCGACGAAGAGCACGTCGCCGCCGGTCGGCGTCCAGGCGAGCCCGGTGGCCACCCCGACCTGATCCTTGTCGAGCGTGTCCTCGCCCATGTTCTTCGGAGGGCCGAGGAACGTGGCGAGATTCGCCGCGGTGATACGTATGATCTTGTCACGGCCTTCGGCGACCTTCCTCGCCACTTTTCTGCAGACCTGCGAGATCTCACGCTCGAGGCTCCTCAGGCCCGCCTCACGAGTGTATTGATTGACGATGTTCTTGAGGGCCTCGTCGCTGAAGGTGATCTGTTGGGAGCCGAGGCCGTTCTCCTCGAGCTGCTTCGGTACGAGGTGGCGCTTGGCGATCTGTAGCTTCTCCTCTTCGGTATATCCCGTGAGCTGGATCACCTCCATCCGATCGAGAAAGGCCGGTTGGATGGGATCGAGCTGGTTGGCGGTTGCGATGAAGAGAACGTTCGAGAGGTCGAACGGTACGCCGAGATAGTTGTCACGAAACGTATGGTTCTGCTCGGGATCGAGCACTTCCAGAAGAGCGGAGCTCGGGTCGCCTCGATAGTCAGCACCTATCTTGTCCACTTCGTCGAGCATGAACACCGGATTCGACGTTCCCGATTGCTGGATTCCCTGGATGATTCGACCGGGCATCGACCCGACGTAAGTGCGTCGATGTCCCCGGACCTCCGCCTCGTCTCGAACGCCGCCCAGAGAGATGCGCTGGAACTTCCGGCCCACCGCGCGGGCGATCGATCGGCCCAGCGAGGTCTTGCCTACGCCCGGCGGACCGACGAAACAGAGAATGGGGCCTTTCATCTTTTTCTTGAGCTTCCGAACCGCCAGATATTCCAGGATGCGTTCCTTGATGCGGTCCAGGCCATAGTGGTCCTCGTCGAGGATGGCGCGAGCGCCCTTTAGGTCGAGATTGTCGCGGCTCGTTCGACTCCAGGGCAGATTGACCATGCACTCCAAGTAATTCCTGAGCGTCGCCGTCTCCGCGGCGTCGGGATGCATGCGCTCGAGCTTGGAAATCTGCCGGCCGACTTCCTTGTAGACCTCGTTCGGCATGCGAGATTTTCGTGCTTTGCTGCGCAACTGCCGTACCTCTTCGGCAAGCTCGTTCCCTTCGCCCAGCTCACTCTGAATCGCCTTGAGCTGCTGTCTGAGGAAATACTCCCTCTGGCTGCGGTCCATTTCGCCCTGAGCCTGGGAGTTGATTTGCTGCTGCATCGTGAGGACCTCGATCTCCTTGGCGATGAGCTCGTGGACCTTCTTCAGCCGCTCGATGGGATCCACCGTCTCGAGGATGACCTGTGCGGCGTCCACTTTGAGATCCAGATTCGAAACCGCCAGATCGGCGAGCCGTCCCGGATCTTCGAGGTTGGCGGCGATGACCATGACCTCGGGGGAGATCGCCTTTCCCAGGTTGACGGACTTTTCCAGAGCTTCCTTCACGTTGCGCATCAACGCTTCGAGCTCGAGCGAATCTTCCTCGATCGGCGCTTCCGAGATCGGTGTCAGCTTCGCGAGGAAAAAGGGGTCGGACTGAGGGAATCCCTCCACCTGCGCGCGGTTCATGCCCTGTACGAGCACCCGGATGCGTCCGTCGGGCAGCTTCAGCATTCTCATGATCACCGCCACCGTCCCGATTCGATGAAGGTCTTCGACCTCGGGATTCTCGCGCTCCTGTTCCTTCTGGGCGACGAGACATATCATGCGGTTCTCTGATAGAGCCGAATCGACCGCCTTGACCGACCGGTCACGACTGACGTAGAGGGGGACGATCATGAACGGGAAGATGACGATGTCCCGGAGCGGAAGAACCGGGAGCGAGTCGGGAATCTGGAGAGGCTCTTGCCCCTCACGGGTCTCGATTTCCATGTCGTTCGTTGGGTTCGTTGGGTTCACTTGGTCCTCGTCTTCGCCTCTCCGTCCACGATGGTGAGCCGGAATTCGCTTCCCCGTCGATCCTTCAGCGTGGGCATC encodes the following:
- a CDS encoding TlyA family RNA methyltransferase, with product MGRQRADRLVVERGLAPTREQARRLILAGEVLADDEPVDKPGALVREDTSLRLRRPRKPYVGRGGEKLEGALEAFSLDVRGLVALDVGASTGGFTDCLLRYGARSVTALDVGKGQLDWKLYSDPRVRVVEGKNARYLSPGDLDLRFDIVTVDVSFISLTKVLPALVPLVNDQGLILALVKPQFELSPESIERGGLVTVKEHQVQAIVNVAVRASELGLAVRDMVVAPIKGVKGNQEFFLLTQKSPRRGLEPRAIEERSRRVVGMSS
- a CDS encoding NAD(+)/NADH kinase, translated to MKTTQLEPKKTAIVAKVHAKEVGSVVRTLTKWLRERGIEPYLESALAAKAKNGTSFSLDRMPRDLDMCIVLGGDGTLLSVARAMRSRQIPILGVNLGSLGFLTDVALKNLYSVLESILQGKVTIDERSMLAAELVRKGEVIATENVLNDVVITKGAIARIIELAVDIDGFFVAILRADGVIVSTPTGSTAYSLAAGGPVLQPNLGAMVLTPICPHTLTYRPVVISDRARVELALRGEMGEVYATFDGQSSEPLEPGDILRVRKSRFSVKLVSAPETNYFHVLRHKLRWAERPRGRRSTPPPKP
- a CDS encoding TIGR00282 family metallophosphoesterase — protein: MRLLVAGDVVGKAGRKILRAGLALMRQRDDYDLVVVNVENAAAGFGITPDIAGKFFSLGIDVLTTGNHVWDKKEILAHMDDEPRLLRPVNYPDGCPGNGTYVATTRSGAAVAVVNLQGRVFMPLIDCPFRAIDRELEALRDRTPIVLVDLHAEATSEKMALSWYLDGRVSAVVGTHTHVPTADERILPKGTAYITDLGMCGAYDSVIGIEPATSLPRFLTAMPTKFEPASRNPWMCGVVIDVDDSTGLARSIERFKLTESDVG
- a CDS encoding farnesyl diphosphate synthase; the protein is MSKLDVLTDERSFDRYRSERAARIETYLDDYLPAEDTPPATISRAVRYSLFAGGKRLRPILVIASAESVGGNLDDALPAAAALEMIHTYSLIHDDLPAMDDDSLRRGQPTSHVVFGEAIAILAGDALQTHAFRVLAAPRGGSRVPPERRLRAVAVLAEAAGASGMVGGQVADLESERRPADAETLEFIHRHKTGALIRAAAEMGALMGGANESVVGRLRQFGEEIGLAFQIVDDILDVEGSSAVLGKSPGKDEKAGKTTYPRVHGIDAARIRAKELTESALSRVAALGEAAHPLVALARRAVNRTC
- the xseA gene encoding exodeoxyribonuclease VII large subunit, with product MSRSSDNRTVFSVSELTREIKLNLETSFNNLWVVGELSNVSRPPSGHLYFTLKDQNAQLPAVMFRSATRHLRFQPGDGLAVLVWGHLTVYEPRGAYQIRVERMEPRGKGALQIAFEQLKEKLAKEGLFDAARKRALPLLPRRIGIVTSPTGAAIRDICRVLHRRFPNLEVLVYPAQVQGDIAAAEISQGIRVLNRLGGFDALIVARGGGSFEDLWSFNEESVARAIASSDIPVVSAVGHEIDFTISDFVADVRAPTPSAAAEMVVERKVHLVERVSRLQGGLDRAIAGRMAELRARTNRIVSHRAFAAALHAFEMKAQKLDEVVYRGRAILDRRLSGLERQLAILARRLEAKRLDRQIAEARAGLERRVARLGSAGARMLQRTGRSIAELVAKLETLSPLAVLGRGYGLVWSAQGKLLRDAAEVTLGEALQIDLHRGSLGCRVENIRPQAEKETDDE
- a CDS encoding exodeoxyribonuclease VII small subunit → MTSETPDDAVRPKDFEEALASLETIVKELEQGELSLESSLQRYEQGVRLARFCASKLEEAEKRIEILQVNEKGEPKRDATGALRKAPIDLGENE
- the lon gene encoding endopeptidase La, encoding MEIETREGQEPLQIPDSLPVLPLRDIVIFPFMIVPLYVSRDRSVKAVDSALSENRMICLVAQKEQERENPEVEDLHRIGTVAVIMRMLKLPDGRIRVLVQGMNRAQVEGFPQSDPFFLAKLTPISEAPIEEDSLELEALMRNVKEALEKSVNLGKAISPEVMVIAANLEDPGRLADLAVSNLDLKVDAAQVILETVDPIERLKKVHELIAKEIEVLTMQQQINSQAQGEMDRSQREYFLRQQLKAIQSELGEGNELAEEVRQLRSKARKSRMPNEVYKEVGRQISKLERMHPDAAETATLRNYLECMVNLPWSRTSRDNLDLKGARAILDEDHYGLDRIKERILEYLAVRKLKKKMKGPILCFVGPPGVGKTSLGRSIARAVGRKFQRISLGGVRDEAEVRGHRRTYVGSMPGRIIQGIQQSGTSNPVFMLDEVDKIGADYRGDPSSALLEVLDPEQNHTFRDNYLGVPFDLSNVLFIATANQLDPIQPAFLDRMEVIQLTGYTEEEKLQIAKRHLVPKQLEENGLGSQQITFSDEALKNIVNQYTREAGLRSLEREISQVCRKVARKVAEGRDKIIRITAANLATFLGPPKNMGEDTLDKDQVGVATGLAWTPTGGDVLFVEATAMKGKGELILTGTLGDVMRESARAALSYARSRAAAFQIDEGFFGTHDIHVHIPEGAIPKDGPSAGITMALAMISVLTNTPIRRNVALTGEITLRGNVLPVGGIKEKVLAARRAKLDTVVLPQLNRRDIDDLPNYVKRDLEFRLVEKVDEVLEAALIDGAKILHLQSRRANVARRSASSRSTRTALR